DNA from Flexistipes sp.:
ATCATTATCATCACCTGATTTTAGGAAAATTCTGGATACGGCGGCAAGTTCGTCCTCATCTCTCCCTATTAAATTGTCAAACAACTGAGCTACGTTTTCTGTTACTTTAATATTACCAGATCTTTCAGAATCTTTACAGGAGTTTTTCATATGATTATCCCCCTCTTATGAGAAAAGGGATAATCATCCCTTGATAATTTTTTCCGCGCAGACAGTTATACTCACCGAAATTTTTTTATTTTTGTATAACCCCGCACAAATCCTATATTATAAAACATAAAGTTTTATAATACTCCCTCAGTTGAACTTTTTATAAGTATATTTGCTGGGTTTAAGACAGGTTTAACACGAATTTGATATCGTGAATAAATTAATCCAAAGTGGATAAAATATCCGATATTTGGACATACTCTGATGGATAGATTTGATCGCTGTAGAAGTGTTACTCAGTTATAAATAGGATTCGAAATAAAAAAATCAACCCAAAATTTCAAAAAAAAGATATGTTAAGCATTATACTTATCTCCTTTTTTTGGAGATAAGATTATCACCTTATAACTGCATCTCTTTTTTGCAGAGATATTGTTATCCCCAAAAAAAGGAGATTATTCAGGAGGCAATACCTTACCGAATTTTTTTCTCCAATGTTTAATATTATTGTATTCTTCCAGTGTAACGGTTATTTTCTTTTTACCTTCAAATGACTTTAATAATTTACTCACATCATAGGCAAGCTCATGTTTACCAATGGCTTTAAAAAGCTTATTAACTGAGTACAAAGTGTCTTTGAGATAAGATTTTGATATCTCACCGCACCAACATCCGTTTTTTACCTCATTATAAAAAGCATTGCAGTGATTATTGTTTAACTGACTGAGTTTAGTTACCTCTGGGTATTTATTTGTAATAAAATCACAAAATTGTTTGATCAAACGGTAGTCCTGATTAACGGTTGTTTTACTTCCAGTAATTCTGAATCTACGCCTGAATTCACCATACAAAATATTTTTACTCATTTCCCCCTCCCAAGATAATAAGATGTGATATCAATGCGGTGATGTCCAAGTTCCTCACTAATTTTTAGTCTCACCTCAAAGCTCTTTTCCTCTTTAACGGGATTTTTCTTTGAAAAGCCTGCTTTGACAGGTGGCTCATGACCAGTAAGTTCTTTATATCGTTTTTGTGCATAATAATGGCGGTTTCCATGAAAATTATACTTAAGACCAGTTTCTCTTTTAAAATCTTTTACGACATTGTAGGCAAACCTACTCCATTCCTTAAAAAAAAGGTTATCTGGAATTAATGAGCGAGTCAGATTATACTCTTTCCTGAAATTTTTTATATCCGAAATCAATTTTCTTTGGGCTTCTGTTGAATCTATTGTCCTGAGCTGACCGCCCTTGGTTCCTTTTCTTATTTCCAAATTATTGTTTTTACGGAGTTCTTTTCCTGACAACAAGGCTGATTCTTTAAATCTCAACCCTGCACTTCTCTGTAATTCCACCTGCAATCTCAGAGCTTCATAGCGAACATCACCACTTGCATTAAATTTATCCGAAAGATATTCAGAAAATTTCTGATGATTTTCATCGGATATACTTTTGTCTGTGTTGTTAAATCTTGTACCCCTATTCAGCCCATACCCCCGTGCGGAGATTTTGAGATCATCTCGGTAGTAATAGTTAAATACGGAATTAAGCGCTGATATTATGTTTGTTGCATGTCCTCTTGATATTTCACCGCTGTCCAGCCTTTCCAAAAGGTTATCCGCAAAATCTTCCATATGGTTTGATTCGAGTTTTGCAAGATTTTTTAAATCATATTCATTGTTTACAAATTCAGCCAACATTCTTGCAGCTTGCGCTACTTTCTGGATTGTCCCTTCATTGGCAGATTTAACTACCTCAGTCGCCAGCCTGAAACTTGCCGCTTTACGCGTTAAATTGTTTTCACCAACAAAGTTTCTTTTTACTTTTTGCATACTGCACCCCCTCTCTTAAACAAGAACCATTCCAGATCAGAAACAAAAAACACTATTTAATGTGTATAAGTGACACATTAAAAATATTGGGATCATCATCCCAATTGGATTTTCGGTGGGTGAGCCAAAACAAATTGTACACTGCAACATATATATATTAGCGATTCCTCTGAGATTAAGGTTCACAGAAAACCTGTACAATCTATATGAACTCACTATTTGTGTGAGATTAAAAGGATTTCAGACGCAATCATGTGTGGCGCAGCGACCTAATGAACATCATGCTCGGACTCGTAAAACGGCCGAACACAATGACACAATTGCGAATTTTCTGTTTTTTCTGTTATGTGATTAATTGATTGAAGCCTTTGATAATCAAGGCTCAGGAGTTATTATATTTTTTTGCATTCACTTTATAAAGTGAACGCAAAAAAATATATCGTTGTGTGATTTATTATTTTTGTGTTTTACAACTTCGTTGTTCATCAGCGATCGCTGATGAATTTCTGAAAATTGACAGATCATGATTAATGAATTTTGTCTCGAAAGTTGAACTTAAGTATAACTTAAGGAGCAGTTCTGGTAATGCAAGGGAAAATTTGAAATTTTTTGTATTTTTTTATGGTTGGTCACAAATAGGATCAAACAAATAATCATGGCGTTCCCTTGTATCAATTTTCAGAAAATTATTTCAAAGAAGACCTCAAACCTATGGATAAAGCTTAAGCTTTTTACGACCTCTTATGTGACATAATCGGCACAAAACTGTCGAATGCTGAAATGTTGTCTAAGTTGCTGATAGTAAGAAAAAATATTAACTCAGAGGACAATGGTGATAACGTTATCCTGTCGAAAGAATTAAGCGAAAGAGGCATAGCTTTATCGACAATAATAAGGCTATATATTATTAGTCTTTTCATTTCCTTGAATCGCCTGGTAATTTCAGGTATATTTATCATGTTGTTAATTTTAGCGATAGCTGATTTTTTACAAATTATTTTATATTTTTCTTTTAATAAAAGGCTGAAAATTTATGGCAAATCCCAAAGAGGCAAAAGCAAGGCTAAAAATTAATAAGCTGCTTGAAGAAGCAGGATGGCGTTTTTTTGATAATGAAAGTGGTGAAGCTAATATACAGCTGGAACCAAATGTAAAAATTTCTAAAAAAGATATTGAAGCACTCGGCAGTAATTTTGAAAAAACAAAAAAC
Protein-coding regions in this window:
- a CDS encoding integrase domain-containing protein; translated protein: MQKVKRNFVGENNLTRKAASFRLATEVVKSANEGTIQKVAQAARMLAEFVNNEYDLKNLAKLESNHMEDFADNLLERLDSGEISRGHATNIISALNSVFNYYYRDDLKISARGYGLNRGTRFNNTDKSISDENHQKFSEYLSDKFNASGDVRYEALRLQVELQRSAGLRFKESALLSGKELRKNNNLEIRKGTKGGQLRTIDSTEAQRKLISDIKNFRKEYNLTRSLIPDNLFFKEWSRFAYNVVKDFKRETGLKYNFHGNRHYYAQKRYKELTGHEPPVKAGFSKKNPVKEEKSFEVRLKISEELGHHRIDITSYYLGRGK